DNA from Deinococcus reticulitermitis:
ATTCATTTTTTAATCAGGAGAAGCGGCGCATATTAGCCACCGCGCCGGGTCATGCCGTCGAGGGTGAGCAGTGGGCCGTACAGCTCCGGGCGACGATCGCGAAAAAAGCCCATGCCGGCGCGGAACCGGCGGGCTTCCTTGAGGTTCAGGGTGTGCAGCAGCGGCCCCTCTTCCGTGTCGCCGAACTCCGCCACCAGTTCTCCGGTGTAGTCCGAGATAAAGGAGTGGCCGTAGTAGGTCTGCTCCAAGCCGCCGACCGTCTCGCGCCCGACGCGGTTGCTCGACCCCACGTAGCTCGAATTGCTCACCGCGTGCCCCACCATCGCGCGCTGCCACATCTGATGGTTGTTGGGGGTCTCGACCTCGGCGGGCTCTGACCCAATGGCGGTGGGATAGAGCAGGAAGTCGGCGCCCTGGAGCATCATCACCCGCGCGGTCTCGGGGTACCACTGATCCCAGCAGATGCCCACGCCGACGCGCCCGTAGCGGGTGTCCCAGACCCGGAAGCCGGTGTCGCCGGGGTTGAAGTAATACTTCTCCTCGTAGCCGGGGCCGTCGGGGATGTGGGCCTTGCGGTAGTTGCCGAGCAGCTCGCCGCCGGCGTCGATGCACACGAGCGCGTTGTAGTGCGCCTGCCCCGCCTTCTCGAAATACGAGAGTGGCAGCACTACCCCGAGTTCGCGGGCAAGC
Protein-coding regions in this window:
- the aguB gene encoding N-carbamoylputrescine amidase, with product MPRTPDQVKLAVVQMHMTDQLEDNVSRAEQHVRDAARQGAQVVLLPELFENLYFCQVEREDYFSLAHPLEGHPFIGRFQALARELGVVLPLSYFEKAGQAHYNALVCIDAGGELLGNYRKAHIPDGPGYEEKYYFNPGDTGFRVWDTRYGRVGVGICWDQWYPETARVMMLQGADFLLYPTAIGSEPAEVETPNNHQMWQRAMVGHAVSNSSYVGSSNRVGRETVGGLEQTYYGHSFISDYTGELVAEFGDTEEGPLLHTLNLKEARRFRAGMGFFRDRRPELYGPLLTLDGMTRRGG